Part of the Cydia fagiglandana chromosome 2, ilCydFagi1.1, whole genome shotgun sequence genome, TCTTTAAATTGACAAAACCTTGATTACAAATCGCCTTATTTCAATACAAAAAAGGAAGTGAAACATCCTTGTCCTTAGTGTAACGTTTGAtagaatggggttggcaactgtcaaaagtTTTCATAGATGGCGCCAGCTTTGGTTACCCCTGTTTTTAtgcaacttaataaaataaacattgtcacTAAGTATTGGTAGGATTGATAGAAAAAACCTATGCCGGCGCCGTCTGCAAAAACATTCGAACGGCCGCACCTGTTACACGAGTATGCATAGTAGGATTTGCGTTATTAAACTTAAAAGCATACCAGATGGCGAAGAGGGGCTCTCGGCGTTGCTGAGCAGCTCCCACTTGAGCTGGAGCCTCCGGAACTTGCCGCCCGAGTGCCCGCTGGCGGCCGCGCTCTGCCCGCTGCTCGCCGACCCTGGCCGCCACTCCTCGCCGCTGCATTCCAGCTGTAACAAACCCATACACCATTATAAATTAGcctaaaggctgatttagacgattttagttacattgcggactgatggttacgtccaattcaaccgacctatcaaaacccgcaatgtaatgaaactcgcatgcgagttctcgcatcgtctaaattaTGTAACAACTAATCGCCTGATTGGCGTAAaagtgtaaaatattaatatatgatataatattgatttaataaaaagtttataatattgaGTGCACCTGTTAAAAGTACGTATATAACATATAAGTACATGTTGTATGTAGGCACAAGGAGTAAAACGAATGGTGGACTTGTCTGGTTCGTTCAACCGTAATGCGTGGAGCAGTATCCAGGTGGGACCAACGACAGGTAGTTATATTTTTGGCTTCTAACACGATAAGGCATTGAACTTTGAAATGTAATTGAAATCTGAGTGCTACACGCCACTGCTACAACGAATAAGTCGAACAATACCAGTGACTGTAATACCAGTTTACCCAATTAACGAAAAAAATTagttaagtaataaaataaatttatttcgtTAAGTAATTGCCATTAGTACGAGtatgatattatttttaaattggatAACCATGGCAATATGATAATGATATCCATGTGCCTGTCACCGTAGCCCCGTTAACTTAGGAATATTAGTTTTACAGATTACATAGGAAAGTAAAAAATAACTGTTATTCTAATCACGTGttacattataataaataataataacacaaaAATTATAGTGCTCAACAcaacttaaaatataaatgaataaaatatgcAAAAAATGGTTAAAAGCTGTAAAGCGTTCCTGCAAAACAAAAACAACCAGAAAACGAATGAAAACAAAACGAAGAAAACGCGAATCTACGACACGAAGCACACTGAGGTAGAGCTCCGCCGTTACCTTGgagtcggcggcggcgggccgCGCGGGCCTGTTGGTCTCCAGGCTGTCCGTGTAGTCGTCGCTGTCGTCGAACACGAGCCGGTCGAACGCCTGCATCAGCTTCGAGCCCAGCTGCACGCCGGACCAGCGCCGGTTATTCTCTAACTCTATCCTGCTGTTGTTCGGACACAGATCGTATCCGATCGGCGAAGGATTCACGCAGGAGCGTGGTCTGTTTTTCTCGACCGCGGTCTTTACGTTAGCGGAGTCGTTTAGAAGGTCCGGGGTAGACGGCTCCTTATTTTTTGGCTCTTTGTGCCTCATGATGACGCTAGTCTGGCAATCGTCGCTCGAAAGCCCGCTCGATTGCATGGAGCGTACTAGTTTCAGCAAGTTCCGCTGGTTCAGTGTTAGTGGTGGAGTGTTAATCGAGGTAGGCTGTTAAATACACCAAAGACTTTTAGCATCATGCATCATGCCATCCGCGTCGACGTGAACGACCTTCGAGGCCGACACACGTGAAACGTAAGCAGGGCCTTATTTGCATTTTATGAAAGCTGTGCACGAACGAAATGCCAAAAGTTATCTGTTCACAGACTTGAGTGTATTTTCGTGAGTCGTAAGCACAtgcaataaacaataaaatgcAAATAAAGCGATGTCTCCCTTTGCGGCAAGTCTGTTAGCAGTAGAGTGAATTGATTCGTAGGTAGACACGACAATATTGTACCATACACGATTTCAAGCTAACATGGTCGCTATTATAACTAACGTAACGTAACTCACGTTACGTACCTCAAAATTAACTgtagttaaaatatttattgcaaAAATATTGATTTGCTGATTAGTGTATAAGTGCTTGTAAGAAATAACAAGACTCTATAAGTAAGCAACCACTTAGCTGTAAAcgaatatttacaaaaaatcaCCATAATTAGTTCGTTAGAGTGATAAGAAATAGGTTTCTTCAAATTATCCGAGAATAtatatttcaaaaatcggtACTGACTAGGGGATTTACCTACCTTGCGTGGCTAAATGAATGAAAGGGGCGATAATGGTAATAGATCATGCTCGATGAACGTCATAAAACTGTGTGAAGCAAAGATAGGCATTTGTTTCGAGACTGTACGTATGGAAATATGTGATTTCTTTTTACTCTAACGAGTGGAATTATATCTACAGCAGCGTATAGCGATCTGTGAGCTGGAATGGCACAATCTCCTAAATATTTCTATCAGGTATCCCTCGGTATTCACGCGCGGCGACGATTCTCAGCGATGAGTAAACGATAAAACCAAGTAACGTAACTCACCCGACTAGCGGCGCGCATGTCGCTCTCGATCTTCTTGAAGCTGCGGTGCAGCTCGCGCATCTCGAACATGAGGTCGAGCGAGAAGGGTAGCAGACGCAGCGGCTCCAGCGCGGCCTGCAGCGAGTCCAGCAGCGCGCGGCAGCGCGGCGACTGCACGCCCGCCAGCAGCAGCGAGTCCGCGTTGTAGGCTTTGCTCAACACCGACTCTCGCGTGCGCACGTACGATACCCACGCGTCCACCGATTGAGCGCTGAACAAAAAACCGTACACTATGTTAAAAAGGTACgaattcaaattttaaaaattaaaagatTATTTTACATACAAGGCTGATCGGGAACTGTAGGAATGTACTAATCCTAAGAACTCCTAactgtataaataataatataagtattatagACTTTTTGCGGGAAATTTGCAGAAAATCTCTTTGGCCAAGAACATGCTACGTTTGAAACAAAACTTGAGAAGAAGCATAAAAAAATGGATGTCTATTTGATCTCATTTTGTAATCACTCGTTCTTGCATCATGGTCATACTTGTGGCTCGATCAGTACCTAACCATTTATTAGTTAAGATGCCGCTTCAGGACAAATCGTATAATATTGTGAACACTGTACAACAACTCACTTTAATAGTCCCAGAATAAAGGCGTTGAATTTAACCAGCCCCTCAGTGACAGCATCTTCACTATTGATCCTCAACACCAGCTCGTTCAAGGACTTCGTTATTGGACCTTGCCTTGCTGTAGTCTCCACCATTTGCCATACGGAGTTGTTTACGGCTCCGAAGGAGGTTTCAATGTTCTCCTTAAGCCCATCTCTGAAAACAGCGTACAATGCCGGGCATAGGGCATTTAGGGCGATTTTGGCGCAAGCTGGAGACTGTTTCGAGTCACCCAGGAAAGCCAGTTCGGCTTGGTCAGTGGCCGAAGAGAAGTGTTGAATCAACATTTCCACCGCGTCCGTCACGTTTGAGACCAAGGCtgaaaaaaagaaacataattTCAAAAACGTAATGTCTTTTAGTTcaaatgtcattaaaatatcTGAAACATGGTAATTTGACGACGAATCCAAATCCTTACCTCTCTTTTGTGATAAATCAATTAAGTCGTATTTTCCTCTGCTATCGTGGTGCAAGGGGCTGCTGAATTCGTCTGGGCTTATTTCAGCTTCTTCACAAATTGGTATCTCCGCCAAATTTTTACCCttgaaaagtaaataattaagtaaCCGACATCTCAAGATAGGTATAATGAATATAATGTGTGAAATGAATTAGTGAACGATATAAACAGCCCAATAAAATTAGCCAGTTTAAATTTCAGGCAAAATAAAGACAACAGGCGGGTGGTGACAAAAAAGAATGTGAATAAATAAAGACATAACATAAGTTTGGCAAACCGCAAAGAAACATAAAAGAACCAAAGGTACTCACAGAAATCAATAGGCAATGATGTCGACAAACTATTTATAGACAAAAATGATACCTGATATAGTCTTTGTGAAATTACAGCAGAAATATTAGGTGAGTTAGGCGGTGTGGTGAGACTGGCTACTTTCAGCTCTTCCATTGCCTTCACTTGGGTTGTTTGAGTTTCGGGCTTGGCCTCAGACTTATGGGCAAAACTAACAGATTTTTTGCTATTGCAGCTACTGCCGCTAGAATCTGTGGACCTTTGATTTTCTTCCTGAGAACGTTTCATTTGCAGAAACTTGGTAACCTGATTTCTTACCTTTTGGACTTGATTTTGGTCCCATTCGTCCATATTTTGGCAATTAAAGCCACTTAATTTCAAAAACTCTTCTAATTGTTGTAAATCAGCGCTGCTGATCAAAGCGCCTGGCGGAGGGAACTCCGTGTACTCAGTTTTCTTAGTTCTCGGTTTAGGCATCGGCGGCGTGTGAGGTCTGTGGTATTTCAATTCATTCGATTTGCCCGATTCTAGGCTACTCTCAGTACCGACACCTTCATCGTGGAAAAGTTCATTGTAGTCGGCATCTTTTTCGGCCGCATCGAGAAATTGCTGCGATAGTCTTTTGGCAGctaaatcattatttttcctATATtctgtggtttgattttgtaaataataaggCTCTTGCAGCGACCTTCTCTTCGTCTTGTGCTCAGTCGCAGCCGTCATACAAACGATCTGATCTTGCAAAATCTCGTCCATTTCGAACATACTGTAACGTTTTGACGGCGTGCTCGTTTTACGCGTTTTGTCCATCGACTTACGCAAAATGCTCTTAGGTAGAGGGGGTCGCGGCGGGGCGTGCTCGCCCTGCTTGGCGTACCGAGCCTGCTCGGCCGCCGAGAGCGATCGCTTGGGCACGGCGGGGTTGGTTCTGGGGCCCTCGTTGTTGCTTGCCTCCGAGCTGGTGGCGCTGTCGTAGCGGTAGACGAACAAGGGGTTGAAGTTGCCGTGCGGCGCGGGACTGGCCTGCGCGGAGGAGTCGGTGAGCATGGTGGAGGAGCCGCGGTAGCCGGACGAGGGCTGCGTGGCCGTGCTGGAGCTGGACGACACGGTGGTGTTGTGGCCCGCCAGGTTGTTGCAGTCGCAACTCATGGGCCTGCCCTTAGATCTGGGTGTCGCGTTACAGTATTTGTCACCGCATTTTGATCCACATTCTTTTTCTCTTACGTTTTGCATCAATTCGGGTAACTCTGATAACATTTGCTTGCATTCTGTGGGTAGCAAAAAGTTTAGTGAATCCCAATCTTTTATGTGCCCGAGCCCCTTCTTTTTTAGCATCTCCACGTCGTTGCAAGAAAATGGTCGTTTACCTTTAACGTTCAGTCTGTTCCTCTTGATTTCGCTTGATTTTGGCGATACGTTTACTTTTACAGGATTCAGGTATATATTTGGTCGGCCGTTCAGAAAACTGATATCGGGAAGCGTGTAGTTAGGGTACAGTATAAATACAGGTTTCTCACAGTCTCCTTCTTTAAGTTTCTCAAGAAACGAGGGTTCCACCACCTTGAATAGTTCACGTTCATGGGATATGGTCGACATTTGTAACGTAGACGTCTGCATACTCTTATCAATAGTGGTGGTCTCGAGATGAGTAGAAGTAGATTTGTTATCAAAAGGCTCTCTTTGCAATAATCGATTCATTTTTGTAATCTGAGTTCCATCCGACTCTGAGCAACTCGATATACTAACACTAGTGTTGGACGATTGGGAagaataagattttttattacttCTCAGTCTTGAGGGGCTATTCATCATATTTACGTTAGTCCTCTTTGAGTGGCGTTTATTTACTGTCGCATAAAGATTGGATTCGCTGTCGCTTAATTTAACGCCATCATTATCTTCCTCTTCGATTACTTCATCATAAACTCTATTATTGTACGGGTTGCTAGGTGGAATTTCATCGTAAATTGCTGAACCCTCTTCCGGTACATCACATGGCAATTCCATTTGAGAACGCACTGAAATTTTGGAGTCGTCTTTTGGCTCTCCCATGGAGTCTCCACTTTCACCACCAGAGCTAGACGGCCAGCATTCCGACCTGTCTATTTGATCCAATCCAACTACACCATCGTTgcttttttgtttcataaacaGTTTTACCAGGCTAAAGGCCTGCTTTGGTTGACTTTTGTCTGAAGATGACTGGTTTTCGGTAGAGGAGGTACTCATTGGTTCTGAATGCTGACTTCCGTGCGTCGAACGGTGCTGCGATACATCATATACTTTCATGCAGGTCGGAGTACCCATTAACCTTTGATTGGTGGTGAAAGAATCGACCTGCAAACAAGGGCATAACAAAGTGTTAATGAAAGGCAACAAGGTCAAACTTACGGAGCGGTAATAACAATCAAAGGGCAACTTAAATTTAAGGTAGGAACTATGATTACAGGTCGGGTGGATGTAGGTAATGTAGTTTTTTCTACTATTCTACTATAAATTAACTCCAGAGCTGCTTATTAtttgttgattttattttttgaggTAGCGTATTTGCTTTTTAAGGTAGGGTATTTTCCACAATGCCCTCCGTTCAGAACAACTCTTATTTAGTCTATTGTTATTAGTATATTTTCATACCGTTGAATTGCTGAGAGCAGCCGAGTTGATGGAACTGCTCATGATCTTTCTTCTGTAGAGGTTTGGCAGACTTTGGCTCTTGATAACCGAGTTGCTCATATCACTAGTTGCATCGGTCGCTTCATGGGAATCCTCATTGTTGTTCCCCGAAGGGTGCCTGTGTACAATATATGAGTGATTAGTTGAcaatcaattaaaataaaaacatttttagaaACATGTCAAACTTACCTCCTTAAAGGCGAATGGTTGGTCTGTTTCTTAAGCTTACTCCAAGTAGTTAATCCTAAGTCACTCCTAGCCATAGAAGTAGTTAGCTTATTGGTTAGTTTCTTACATCTTTCTAATAATTCTAAATTCCTGCGTGTTCTTTCATCTACCGTTGCATTATCTTCTTGCTTATCCAATTTGTCTGAAAATAGAACGAAGACAATTATGTACAAAgtgtatgtatatgtacacTTCGACACAATGAATCATATTAGACGTAATCACGACTAAGGTAAACAATTATGTCATTATCTGAAATTCCTCACTCTATGTAATGTATGATTGGATCGAACGATTCGTTTTTCCAAAAACCTAATTTTAATTGATACTAAAATTTAGAAACTTTGATTGAAACTTTACTTTGTTATACTtacacaagttttttttttactgttttgGGACTTCAACTGATATGTGTTCATTCCGGTAGtaaaattagaaatatttaacaaagtgtaacaaaataCGAGTACAATAGTACAATAAAACCAATCAGCGTGTTTTTCCTATAGTGCACATAAAATTTCCAGGAGTATTTTATCCTCATGCGcattaaatatgtgtacttTAGTTACTTATAGGGGTAAACTACCTTCGACACCTACATCGATACATGTAGGtggaaaaacaaaacaatttcgATGCAATATAACTAACCATGTTTTTGATTGACGGCAAACTCGTTACACTCGCTGTCTTCAGAGTAGACGGTAAGGCTGCCCTCGAAGGCGATGGTGTAGTTGTCCTTGTTGGCCTGGCACGTGAGGATGAGGTCCTGCTCCGCGGGCAGCGAGCAGTCCAGGCTGTCCACGCTGAAGTGCACGCCGTGCTCCTTCACCGGCGAGAACAGCAGCTCCGACTTGCAGATCGACATCGTGTTGATGGAACCGACGGACTCTTCGCCCTATACATACATCACGTGAGTACATGTACAATATTGGCAGACGATAAAATGACTTATgtttaagggctcatttagacggcgcgcgaattcGCACGcgattttcgttacattgcCGACCATTGAAGTTACATTAATTCAGTCGAACGATCTaataacgcaatgtaatgaaactcgcatgcgagttcccgcatcgtctaaatgagccctaatggTTGGAATATTCAGTGAACGAGCGATATCAGTGGTGCACTGTTACTGTGTACCTATTGTAGGCGTCGTTTGTACCCATTACTAGAATGGGcggatatattatattataaggatCACCGTTTACTCGCTGTCGTGTATGAAATATTAGGTACCCTCCTTTAGAAAGTTGAAGTGAACAATAGTActtaagtataataaaaaaataatttttaaagataGGAATGTTAGGTATGTTTAGATACCTAGGTATATCAAGCCATTTGgccattaattaatattttgttcCTTATTATACCATAATAATAACTAGGTATATTACATATAAAGAAAGAGGAGTGTTCTCGAAATGTTTCTCGGAAGATTTCAACACATGAACGGCTCTCGCTAGAACATAAACATTTACGCTGCACGGGTATTTTGGATGCGGATGCAACTCGAGACTAAAATAGGAAACAAGCAATCTGTAACTTTTACTTTACAACTGCTGTGATCAATCCATCTATTTGGGCTATCTAACATCTTTTGATTAAAGAATGAGGTAATTGAGACATATGTTACATCTAAGGATTAAAGATAATCTTGATAATACATTTATCTACTCCAAATTAAACGGATAtcgtaaaattaaaaatagtaatacctacatatatagaAAGTCATAAAGTAGCAATgattaaaacattttatttctaGGGAAATTAAGTGTCAGATAGTGCCGTGacgatgcatttttatttctgTTCTTGATTTTAACTAGAATGCTTGTATTTTACGTATAAAATAATCCTTTTCGGTTTCATAATTCATATGAAACGATGAATAGCATAAATCCTTTATTAATCGAATGTTCAAGAGTTCAGTTGCAGTAACTTTATGACAAACAACATGGCGACCGGCGAGCGCGCGTTATCATCAATTTAATTCCTTTTCCTGCTACAATGAGGTCACAAACCAAACAACCACTCATTTATATTATACATGGAGCAGTAGGTAACAAAAACGCACTATCAAATTAATTTGATTACACAGTCGAATTAGCTTTGTTGAGAATTTGGGGGTAATTTCATATTCTTAATGACATAATGATTAGTAATAGATgtgtaaataaacaaaaacattaatcaTATGTTATTAGTGGCATAGAGAGCGAGTAGGTATAAGAACAGATAACATTGTGGTGGGTGGGTGCGATATAAAAAGTGTTATTGCAGAGTTTTGACGAAAAATATGATATTTGCATAGGAGATGGTGATGGTTGCAAATCTATAATGACAAATAAGTAGCTAATTGGTAATTTAAACTGTTAACAAATATAGATAGGCCTAGATATTCCGctgttaaaaaaaagtgtatgtTTTAAGATGACTCACTGAGTAATATCCATCGTAGGATTCGTAATCATAACCGTCCGTCACACCCATTTTGAAATAAACGCCTATCGGCACTGTCCACGTGATCACAGTTCACTCTCAAATAAAAACCACTGCTTTAAGATTAAAACTAAACGTTTAAATATAATCAAAAAGTCACAAAGTCCAATGTTTATGTCACGCAAACATAACTGGCCACTGGGTCACTTGTTCCGGGGTCAAACTTGGGATTAGAAGAGTTCCAACGAGTTGGCTTCATCGTAAGGAAGTACAGAGTACAATCTGTCCGAGAGCCCTGGGCGCGACTGGGGCAGCGGGAATACACATTTTAATATTAGCCACCGCGTGCGCTTCTCAAACTTCAGAGAAATAAAATGACGATATCAACGTGTTATCAACGCCTGGCTACGAAcacaactgtaaaaatatagtatAGATTGCGGAGGGCGGTATGCATCATTAGCATCAGAATATTTGTTAGTCTAATTAGCGTATTTCGGTGTGCCTCGGTTTTTAAGTCTAACAGAATAGACGTTATTGTATACGAGTTTAAACTCAAGCCTAATTACGATATGCAAGTAACTAATATTACGCTATTTAGAATTCGATAACGATTGAGACCCTCAACAGTTTGAGTAGAACTGACTGATAGGATAGACTTCATTGGTAAACTCACACATGGCGGCAGTATGTGCACGACCACACAGAAGGACAATTAAATATAGCGCGCGCACACACACATCAGTATCGGTCGTATGAAGGGGAACCGGGGAGTAACGAGCTAACGAGTAGTTGAGATTGACGCAATTCAGCGTGGACGGTACACACACATGAACACTGGTCTTATTTTGTCGTTACTACTTGTACATCCCGTGGGACCAACGTACTGTGTTGTAAGAGTCAGGAAGACATTGTGGATGCTAGTCCAGTCCAGACTTTCGAATGGGCATGTGTGGGTGTCTCTTGTGACACCACTTACGGTTAATTGAGACCGTCGTTGCGTGACAAATTTTATCATTACTTTACTTTCCGTTACAGCAACTAAGGCTGGCGAActaaagtacagtcagccaagaaagtggtttaccattttcttggctgactatacatattttataagaaTGTATAGAAAGAATCCGAGAATACAAGTATTTGTCAAAACAACAGATATGGAAATTTCGAAATGCAAGTAGTCGGTAAACTGTACAGGGGTTCAGGGATAACAATGTCATATTTGTTCGTTATTGTTTTTATGTGCTTTGCTCGGAAAGCATAATTATAAagactcaaaaatgcgcgttttcctagaGATAAGACTCAGCTAGATctatcgatttttcgcccccgaaatctcccatataacaaatttcatcgaaatcgttagagcagtttccgagatccctgaaatatatatatgtacatataaatatacGACAATTgttcgtttaaaggtataagattagtaaccgcctgttgtttaacctcttctttctgtattatttgtattgttttctgtaatgaggtgtgcagtaaagagtatttgtattgtattgtattgtattagtaGTATGACATTAGGTACAAGTAACTGATATACGATGTGCCAGGTGCTCTGTTGGCATGGGCGAGCATCGAATCATCGCCGCATATCAATGCAATGATCGTATATAAGAcctattttaaactttaaaccACTTACAATAATGTTAAtgtccagagaggaaaatggtgactacgtttgtatggcaAGGCAGTTTCGGGGCGGTTGTGGCggtgttatattttttttatattaatcagTTTTGACTCTGacactgtaaaaaaaaattattacactAAAATTCATTAATTTTCTACACTAAAAGCTAATTTCTAATATCAGTCAGATATtgtagagcgctggtggcctagtggtaagagcgtgcgactttcaatccggaggtcgctgGTCCAAGCCCGGCTCGTAAGTAggcaccaatgagtttttcggaagttatgtacgaaatatcattttaatatttaccaggaaactggactaatctTAATAAGGCCTACTTTCCCCTCTGGGTATGGAAGGTCAGATCAAATGGAGATGGCagccgctttcgtaaaaaatagtgcctacgtcaattcttgggattagttgtcaagctgaccccaggctcccatgagcagtggcaaaatgccggtaTAACGCGAGGAGGAGCAGGAGGGTCAGATATTGCATATCGATATACATATTTCAATGAACAGCGACGCGTAAAATAAATTTGCTTCTTTTCTTACTCTCAGTATTAAAGCATCTGTACCAAAGTGGAATAGTACAGActagtaggtagataggtacctGATATGATGAACCTAGAAcgtcaaaaaaatattctaaatcGGACTACTGTCATACCTGCCGCAGGAGCAATTTAGGGGGTGATTTCTTATGGGAAGGTGACGCGCTATTAAGCTTCTCTAGCTAGCCTTTGTCGCCATTTCTTACTTagcttataaaacaaacgaaatagaacaaaaacaagttttttaagaaaatcttAAATTCGCtgcgtatttttagggttccgtacccaaaggctaaaacgggaccctctattactaagactccgctgtccgtccgtccgtccgtccatccatccgtctgtcaccaagctgtatctcacgaaccgtgatagctagacagttgaaattttcacagatgatgtatttctgttgccgctataacaacaaatactaaaaagtacggaactctcgtgggcgagtccgactcgcacttgtccggtttttttaagtATGGTATTTCAAGCAACACACCTAATTACAGGCTAGATATACCTTATGCTATTGTAAGTACAAATTTTCAGAGCAATCTAGCCAgtcattttaaaatgagagcgtaaccacagaataaataatagtactaggtacagaagactcactattGTTATGTGAATTGTGCCTCGTGCAAAGAGCATCATCATTAATACCTCTATCAAAGAAAATCACCGTGACAAAAAGAAAAGCTGAAAgttttatatgtacatatatgtagataTGTTTATATTGGATTAAACTTTTAAGGTTTACAGACCAAAATATTCTTGCAGTTCCTGAACTGAATCGTTATGTGTTTACACAACAGCGACATCTAATGAACTACTACTGAAACATTTTAATTGCCTACTGCTACATTGCTACGGCGCCGGACTAGGTGGCGCTGCTATGTTCAAAATACGTACAATGAGATTTTCTCGTggcaatattaaatttaatattgaatAGTTCAAGAAATACGTACTTTTACTCTATTAAttaactatacatatattatgactTGTTAACTAAACACTTAAATCTGCTAGTTCTACAGTCATAACCAAAACTTTAAATGGTGCACAACATGTAATAGAATGAAATGAGATGATTTAAGCACTGATGGAATAGAAACTAACATAGAACAAGAAACGATTAAAATGAGCCATCGAAGCAATGAGTGGCGAACCTGAAAACTACTGTCGCCACTGAGAGAGCTGTCGAACCGAAACTTTTCCATGAGAGAACTTGAGATGCTGGCGAACATCTCGCCTCGGGGGTTACTCTGCAATGCACCATGACATGATCAACCAtaagaattaaaatataactgaaaataaacataaatataaagGAATAAATAAGATGGgttcataaataataaaatataaaccgGCACCGATAGTGGTTAATAatggttaataaataaaatcgacTTCGACTCCGTTTTTTAACCATTTCTTGAATTTTCAAGGTTCTCGATTTAAAATAATTGACAAATGCAagatataaaaatacatttgcCTCATAATTGCTGATACTTTTTCGCAAGAAATATTTATATGACGACGCTGTAATAGCGTGTCATGTCCTTTTATGATGACTTCCTTTTTAGTCACACTGTGACACACGCAGGAGATTCATTAAAACCTCTTTAATGAAAACCCCAAGACTTCACAGTTACGACATTTCTCAAAGAGTCTCTTTACCGCTAATGACATTTTATGGCTTGAGATGACATTCGGACGGCAATTGCAGCTGTATTATGGTTGCAACATTAACTGTTGCGGCCTTGAAGCGGGCGCTGTATccgtcaatttccttgataaaatgagtgacggattGAACATTGTTATCGCGGCAGTAATTCACTATTTTTCAGAGTCTGTAcggaaagaa contains:
- the LOC134675244 gene encoding uncharacterized protein LOC134675244 isoform X5 — translated: MIGLVLCIFGKLCELARTTNSEVVKDTVNINYGNRPKMKRKRQRKRRRRRRKGPPPRLGLKAASPGVDEDCNSNTSLAGSQHSADDLDAHCDNSGYLWFLDYNPIFRDGSCHHTSVLSSVSASYKGISDLASRFEFTSRYNDIARDLDANLAEADMESFKTEDIHALLMTANLPHDTITDDRTHESNPRGEMFASISSSLMEKFRFDSSLSGDSSFQGEESVGSINTMSICKSELLFSPVKEHGVHFSVDSLDCSLPAEQDLILTCQANKDNYTIAFEGSLTVYSEDSECNEFAVNQKHDKLDKQEDNATVDERTRRNLELLERCKKLTNKLTTSMARSDLGLTTWSKLKKQTNHSPLRRHPSGNNNEDSHEATDATSDMSNSVIKSQSLPNLYRRKIMSSSINSAALSNSTVDSFTTNQRLMGTPTCMKVYDVSQHRSTHGSQHSEPMSTSSTENQSSSDKSQPKQAFSLVKLFMKQKSNDGVVGLDQIDRSECWPSSSGGESGDSMGEPKDDSKISVRSQMELPCDVPEEGSAIYDEIPPSNPYNNRVYDEVIEEEDNDGVKLSDSESNLYATVNKRHSKRTNVNMMNSPSRLRSNKKSYSSQSSNTSVSISSCSESDGTQITKMNRLLQREPFDNKSTSTHLETTTIDKSMQTSTLQMSTISHERELFKVVEPSFLEKLKEGDCEKPVFILYPNYTLPDISFLNGRPNIYLNPVKVNVSPKSSEIKRNRLNVKGKRPFSCNDVEMLKKKGLGHIKDWDSLNFLLPTECKQMLSELPELMQNVREKECGSKCGDKYCNATPRSKGRPMSCDCNNLAGHNTTVSSSSSTATQPSSGYRGSSTMLTDSSAQASPAPHGNFNPLFVYRYDSATSSEASNNEGPRTNPAVPKRSLSAAEQARYAKQGEHAPPRPPLPKSILRKSMDKTRKTSTPSKRYSMFEMDEILQDQIVCMTAATEHKTKRRSLQEPYYLQNQTTEYRKNNDLAAKRLSQQFLDAAEKDADYNELFHDEGVGTESSLESGKSNELKYHRPHTPPMPKPRTKKTEYTEFPPPGALISSADLQQLEEFLKLSGFNCQNMDEWDQNQVQKGKNLAEIPICEEAEISPDEFSSPLHHDSRGKYDLIDLSQKRALVSNVTDAVEMLIQHFSSATDQAELAFLGDSKQSPACAKIALNALCPALYAVFRDGLKENIETSFGAVNNSVWQMVETTARQGPITKSLNELVLRINSEDAVTEGLVKFNAFILGLLNAQSVDAWVSYVRTRESVLSKAYNADSLLLAGVQSPRCRALLDSLQAALEPLRLLPFSLDLMFEMRELHRSFKKIESDMRAASRPTSINTPPLTLNQRNLLKLVRSMQSSGLSSDDCQTSVIMRHKEPKNKEPSTPDLLNDSANVKTAVEKNRPRSCVNPSPIGYDLCPNNSRIELENNRRWSGVQLGSKLMQAFDRLVFDDSDDYTDSLETNRPARPAAADSKLECSGEEWRPGSASSGQSAAASGHSGGKFRRLQLKWELLSNAESPSSPSGETSPAAARGSKIPRPVSSPVRPAAPAVPEPAKNAHRGIPVPVRKGASPTASAGARAAPARATSAKRPQPANRTFPEAVKKVVAKTKEKEAVICKPVARKPVPASRVDGAWASPAPRPASLPYGRAPPPAAPRRAASSSAARHHSTTTHQKHKYVRTLWHRLPSDSGHLAFNEGERLRLILEVDSQHLLCCRGDQKGLVPRDAVLLEDF